One window of the Tautonia marina genome contains the following:
- a CDS encoding PcfJ domain-containing protein yields the protein MSASRSYREFAKSRIDEAIRLARSEAGGVKARRALAQFVWTIQGRSDLLRPACFAGQVDAEALQRLMRGLLALLGFRRSWLRPVEDWEPKEGGTRSVFGSLAHHLLAKYPVPPVLNSAWFAEPGWWGYRQQHWFCHVGMGGSLRTAGFPIRLTKRMAHEFSQAPAHLEPGFALRWAEVRGLGGSEALATGIASTRLSREFFAEAFWRSVIHLFLNTRGLDVASIDPIVEYLHDQKYRQRTVIIGEDTEISIDPPRPDLSIKGCTVASLLRRATEWKAEQRSEAPVRKRFAWNRSEIGEYRRPEDEAQAWTIRELLDSDDLAAEGKAMKHCVATYTEFCVQRRSTIWSLGLEGPEGRRRLATIEVDPSTKTVVQASMKCNEDPDESCVSIMKEWASREGLTVDC from the coding sequence ATGTCTGCATCACGGTCGTATCGAGAATTTGCAAAATCACGAATTGACGAGGCGATTCGTCTGGCCCGTTCCGAGGCGGGAGGGGTAAAGGCGAGGAGGGCATTGGCCCAGTTTGTCTGGACAATTCAAGGGCGATCGGACCTGCTGCGTCCGGCTTGCTTTGCGGGGCAAGTCGATGCCGAGGCGTTGCAACGGCTGATGCGAGGATTGCTCGCGCTGCTGGGGTTTCGCCGGTCGTGGCTCAGGCCGGTGGAGGATTGGGAGCCGAAGGAGGGCGGAACGCGATCGGTCTTCGGGTCGCTCGCGCACCATCTGCTTGCAAAGTACCCGGTGCCGCCGGTCCTGAATTCGGCTTGGTTTGCGGAGCCGGGATGGTGGGGGTATCGGCAGCAGCACTGGTTTTGTCATGTGGGGATGGGGGGAAGTTTGCGCACGGCCGGATTTCCGATCCGGTTGACGAAGCGGATGGCCCATGAGTTTTCGCAGGCGCCGGCGCACCTTGAGCCTGGGTTCGCGCTGCGATGGGCGGAGGTGAGAGGGCTGGGAGGATCGGAGGCACTGGCGACGGGGATTGCCTCGACCCGGCTGAGTCGTGAGTTTTTCGCCGAGGCGTTCTGGAGGTCGGTGATCCACCTGTTTCTCAATACGAGGGGGCTCGATGTGGCGTCGATCGATCCGATTGTTGAGTATTTGCACGATCAGAAGTATCGGCAACGAACGGTGATTATCGGAGAGGATACGGAAATCTCGATCGATCCGCCCCGGCCGGACCTGTCGATCAAGGGGTGTACGGTGGCGTCGTTGTTGCGGCGAGCGACGGAGTGGAAGGCCGAGCAGCGTTCGGAGGCTCCGGTGCGCAAACGGTTTGCGTGGAACCGCTCGGAGATTGGGGAATACCGGCGACCGGAGGATGAGGCGCAGGCGTGGACGATCCGAGAGTTGCTCGACAGCGACGACCTGGCCGCCGAGGGAAAGGCGATGAAGCATTGCGTGGCTACGTACACCGAGTTTTGCGTCCAGCGGCGCTCGACCATCTGGTCGCTGGGCCTGGAAGGGCCGGAGGGCCGGCGCAGGCTGGCGACCATTGAGGTTGATCCGAGTACCAAAACGGTGGTTCAAGCCAGCATGAAATGCAATGAAGACCCCGATGAGTCGTGCGTGTCGATCATGAAGGAATGGGCCAGCCGGGAAGGATTGACCGTCGATTGCTGA
- a CDS encoding nucleoside deaminase — protein MTASSLSRDPFMQAAIDEARLGLAEGGIPIGSVLVLDDRIVGRGHNRRVQQNSAILHAEMDAIEHAGRLKASDYRRAVLYTTLSPCPMCSGTALLYRIPRIVIGENRTFQGPEDLLRDQGVTLDILDDPECVRLMEDFIQAHPDLWNEDIGEDSGA, from the coding sequence ATGACCGCGTCATCATTATCCCGCGATCCGTTCATGCAAGCCGCGATCGACGAGGCCCGGCTCGGACTCGCCGAGGGGGGCATCCCCATCGGCTCCGTCCTGGTCCTCGACGATCGCATTGTCGGCCGAGGCCATAACCGCCGCGTTCAGCAAAACAGCGCCATTCTCCACGCCGAGATGGACGCCATCGAACACGCCGGCCGGCTCAAGGCAAGCGACTACCGTCGGGCCGTGCTTTACACCACCCTCAGCCCTTGCCCCATGTGCTCGGGAACCGCCTTGCTCTATCGGATTCCCCGCATCGTCATCGGTGAAAACCGCACTTTCCAGGGGCCGGAGGACCTCCTCCGCGATCAGGGGGTCACCCTCGACATCCTCGACGACCCCGAATGCGTTCGCCTGATGGAAGACTTCATCCAGGCCCACCCCGACCTCTGGAACGAGGACATCGGCGAGGACTCCGGCGCCTGA